From Myotis daubentonii chromosome 7, mMyoDau2.1, whole genome shotgun sequence, a single genomic window includes:
- the ASIC4 gene encoding acid-sensing ion channel 4, whose protein sequence is MPIEIVCKIKFAEEDAKPKEKEAGDEQSLLGAARGAAAPRDLATFASKSTLHGLGRACGPGPHGLRRTLWALALFTSLTAFLYQAAGLARGYLAWPHLVAMDPAAPAPVAGFPAVTLCNINRFRHSALSDADIFHLANLTGLPPKDRDGHRAAGLRYPEPDMVDILNRTGHQLADMLKSCNFSGHHCSASNFSVVYTRYGKCYTFNADPQSSLPSRAGGMGSGLEIMLDIQQEEYLPIWRETNETSFEAGIRVQIHSQEEPPYIHQLGFGVSPGFQTFVSCQEQRLTYLPQPWGNCRAESGLREPELQGYSAYSVSACRLRCEKEAVLQRCHCRMVHMPGNETICPPNIYIECADHTLDSLGGGSEGPCFCPTPCNLTRYGKEISMVRIPNRGSARYLARKYNRNETYIRENFLVLDVFFEALTSEAMEQRAAYGLSALLGDLGGQMGLFIGASILTLLEILDYIYEVSWDRLKRVWRRPKTPLRTSSGGISTLGLQELKEQSPCLSRGRAEGGGASNLLPNHHHPHGPAGGLFEDFAC, encoded by the exons ATGCCGATCGAGATTGTGTGCAAAATCAAATTTGCAGAGGAGGATGCGAAACCcaaggagaaggaggcaggggatGAGCAGAGCCTTTTGGGGGCTGCGCGGGGGGCAGCAGCGCCCCGGGACCTGGCCACCTTTGCCAGCAAGAGCACTCTGCACGGGCTGGGCCGGGCCTGTGGCCCAGGCCCCCATGGACTTCGTAGAACCCTGTGGGCACTGGCTCTATTCACCTCGCTGACCGCCTTCCTGTACCAGGCGGCAGGCCTGGCCCGGGGCTACCTGGCCTGGCCTCACCTGGTGGCAATGGACCCCgctgccccagccccagtggcGGGCTTCCCGGCTGTCACCCTCTGCAACATCAACCGCTTCCGGCATTCGGCACTCAGCGACGCTGACATCTTCCACCTGGCCAATCTGACAGGGCTGCCCCCCAAAGACCGGGACGGGCACCGAGCCGCCGGTCTACGCTACCCGGAGCCTGACATGGTAGACATCCTCAACCGCACTGGCCACCAGCTTGCCGACATGCTCAAGAGCTGCAACTTCAGTGGGCATCACTGCTCCGCCAGCAACTTCTCTGTG GTCTATACTCGCTATGGGAAGTGTTATACTTTCAATGCAGACCCGCAGAGCTCCCTTCCCAGCCGGGCTGGGGGCATGGGCAGTGGCCTGGAGATCATGCTGGACATCCAGCAGGAGGAGTACCTGCCCATCTGGAGAGAGACAA ATGAGACATCGTTTGAGGCCGGCATCCGTGTGCAGATCCACAGCCAGGAGGAGCCACCCTACATCCACCAGCTGGGCTTCGGCGTGTCCCCAGGCTTCCAGACCTTCGTGTCCTGCCAGGAACAGCGG CTGACCTatctgccccagccctggggcaACTGCCGGGCGGAGAGCGGGCTCAGGGAGCCTGAGCTTCAGGGTTACTCGGCCTACAGTGTGTCTGCCTGCCGGCTGCGCTGTGAAAAGGAGGCCGTGCTTCAGCGCTGCCACTGCCGAATGGTGCACATGCCAG GCAATGAGACCATCTGCCCACCAAATATCTACATTGAGTGTGCCGACCACACACTGG ACTCCCTGGGTGGGGGCTCCGAGGGCCCATGTTTCTGTCCTACTCCCTGCAACCTGACCCGCTACGGGAAAGAAATCTCCATGGTCAGGATCCCCAACAGGGGTTCAGCCCGGTACCTGGCCAGGAAGTACAACCGCAATGAGACCTACATACg ggAGAACTTCCTGGTCCTAGATGTCTTTTTTGAAGCACTGACCTCCGAGGCCATGGAACAGCGAGCAGCCTATGGCTTGTCAGCCCTGTTGG GAGACCTTGGCGGACAGATGGGCCTGTTCATCGGGGCCAGCATCCTCACACTGCTGGAGATCCTCGACTACATCTATGAG GTGTCCTGGGACCGACTGAAGAGGGTGTGGCGTCGTCCCAAGACCCCCCTGCGGACCTCCTCTGGGGGCATCTCCaccctggggctgcaggagctGAAGGAGCAG AGTCCCTGTCTGAGCCGGGGCCGGGCTGAAGGTGGGGGAGCCAGCAACCTgctccccaaccaccaccacccacacgGCCCTGCAGGAGGCCTCTTTGAAGACTTCGCTTGCTAG